The following are encoded in a window of Paramormyrops kingsleyae isolate MSU_618 chromosome 12, PKINGS_0.4, whole genome shotgun sequence genomic DNA:
- the LOC111832894 gene encoding hedgehog-interacting protein-like isoform X2 → MWEGGDAKYGEHGEAAPRRRRCYDGSLPKRPKKRDNGGMGLCPRLYPRLSCCPSKRSAFRMLHRRNGMVLSSNNTDCTKLLEELQCARCSPHAQLLYHTASPGRAPRGQPHLPILCQDYCKRLYYTCRGHIPELFQADVDEFCQYYGTGGNSLCFPDFHRRQTRGPSSNYLDLTDDYEQKEDFNRKHKDSCYCAMEVAGGLRQPVGAVHCGDGSQRLFILEKEGVVRILTPSKVLIREPFLDIHKLVQAGTKGEDERGLLSLAFHPNYRKNGKLYVSYTSNQERWAMGPHDHILRVVEYTVSRKDTNQVDVRTQRVLMEVAELHRKHLGGQLHFGADGLLHIFLGDGLITLDDMEEMDGLSDFTGAVLRVDVNTDSCQDPYAIPKDNPYFNSTNQPPEIYAHGLRSPGRCAVDQHHVNRSLLIICTDSRGKNSSTGRILQIKKGEDYEHVPPLFYLPPSRAAPVGGFIYRGCQSRRLYGSYVFGDRSGNLRILQKAWSGRMWREKPLCLGGGHPCGRSLVGQVLGFGEDELGEVYILTTSKTVAHSQSGKLYKVMDPKRPAGPRECQRPVEAPELLAAACSRQCRNGVCTPTGRCCCLAGWEGPLCKAAKCEPACRNGGICVEPNKCLCKSSFSGAHCEKDEHGVEIKARDGIVDRIMDVTSYLLDLTSYIV, encoded by the exons GTCCTCTCCTCCAACAACACGGACTGCACAAAGCTTTTGGAGGAGCTGCAGTGTGCCCGCTGTTCTCCTCACGCCCAGCTGCTGTATCACACAGCCAGCCCCGGACGGGCACCACGCGGGCAGCCTCACCTGCCCATCCTGTGCCAGGATTACTGCAAACGGCTGTATTACACCTGCAGGGGACATATACCAG AGCTGTTCCAAGCTGACGTGGATGAGTTTTGCCAGTACTATGGAACCGGAGGCAACAGCCTGTGCTTTCCGGATTTCCATAGAAGACAAACCCGTGGGCCATCCTCCAACTACTTAGACCTGACGGATGACTATGAACAGAAGGAAGATTTTAACAG GAAACACAAAGACAGCTGTTACTGTGCCATGGAGGTGGCGGGGGGGCTGCGGCAGCCCGTGGGGGCAGTGCACTGCGGGGACGGCTCCCAGCGGCTCTTCATCCTCGAGAAGGAAGGTGTTGTCCGCATCCTCACCCCCAGCAAAGTGCTCATCAGAGAGCCATTTCTGGACATCCACAAGCTGGTGCAGGCGGGCACGAAG GGAGAAGATGAAAGGGGCCTCCTAAGCCTCGCATTCCACCCCAATTACAGGAAAAACGGAAAGCTGTACGTCTCCTACACCAGCAACCAGGAGCGCTGGGCCATGGGGCCGCACGACCACATTCTGCGCGTGGTGGAGTACACCGTCTCGAG AAAGGACACCAACCAGGTGGATGTGCGGACGCAGCGGGTCCTGATGGAGGTGGCAGAGCTGCACCGGAAGCATCTTGGAGGGCAGCTGCACTTCGGGGCTGACGGGCTGCTGCACATATTCCTGGGCGACGGCTTGATCACACTGGATGACATGGAGGAGATGGACGGCCTGAG CGACTTCACGGGGGCCGTGCTGCGCGTGGATGTGAACACAGACTCCTGCCAGGACCCCTACGCCATCCCTAAGGACAACCCCTACTTCAACAGCACCAACCAGCCACCAGAGATCTATGCGCACGGGCTGCGCAGCCCAGGCAG GTGTGCCGTGGACCAGCACCATGTGAACAGGAGCCTCCTGATCATCTGTACAGACTCCAGGGGCAAAAACTCAAGCACAGGGAGGATCCTGCAGATTAAAAAGGGGGAAGACTATG AGCACGTCCCTCCGCTGTTCTATTTGCCccccagcagggcggcgcctGTCGGTGGGTTTATCTACCGAGGCTGCCAGTCAAGGCGACTGTACGGCAGTTACGTCTTTGGCGATCGCAGCGG GAACCTGCGGATCCTCCAGAAGGCCTGGAGCGGTCGGATGTGGCGGGAGAAGCCCCTGTGCCTGGGCGGGGGGCACCCCTGCGGCAGGTCCCTGGTGGGGCAGGTCCTGGGCTTCGGAGAAGATGAGCTAG GTGAGGTGTACATCTTAACCACCAGCAAGACTGTGGCTCACTCCCAGAGCGGCAAGCTCTACAAAGTGATGGACCCAAAGAG GCCGGCGGGCCCCAGGGAGTGCCAGCGGCCAGTGGAGGCCCCCGAGCTGCTGGCGGCCGCCTGCTCCCGGCAGTGCCGCAACGGGGTGTGCACCCCCACCGGGCGCTGCTGCTGCCTGGCAGGCTGGGAGGGGCCCCTCTGCAAGGCGG caaaatgCGAGCCCGCATGCCGAAACGGGGGCATCTGTGTGGAGCCCAACAAGTGCCTCTGCAAAAGCAGCTTCTCAGGGGCTCACTGCGAGAAGGACGAGCATGGCGTGGAGATTAAGGCCAGGGACGGCATCGTGGATCGAATCATGGACGTCACCTCCTACCTGCTCGACCTGACCAGCTACATTGTTTAG